One region of Bacillus pumilus genomic DNA includes:
- the dltA gene encoding D-alanine--poly(phosphoribitol) ligase subunit DltA: MKLLHTIQEYQQTKPKQPAFVSQHASITYDELWHLSDQMAGAIDAVATDSAPVIVYGHMEPEMLISFLGSVKSGRPYIPVDISIPAERIVSIIESSKASLLICANEQNVLDVEEHIEVKSAASLLALEKEAPPSSQWVQQDDVFYIIYTSGSTGKPKGVQVTANNLESFTEWMCRDFPIDGGRTFLNQAPFSFDLSVMDLYPALQSGGTLYCLVKDLVNKPKDMFAALGQSDVEVWTSTPSFVQMCLMDPSFTGELLPELKVFLFCGEALPVSVASALLERFPKAQVFNTYGPTEATVAITSIEVTQAILDQHDSLPVGYAKPDTDIVILDEEGNALPDGEKGEIVIVGPSVTRGYLGEQALTDKVFFEYEGRPAYRTGDAGVTQDGLITCHGRLDYQIKLHGYRMELEEIEYHVSETTYVNACVIVPFQPNGHVEYLIAAIVPAAHSFEKEYQLTSAIKKEMADSLPAYMIPRKFVYLEQLYMTPNGKVDRKRIAKEVLL, translated from the coding sequence ATGAAACTATTACACACGATTCAAGAATACCAACAAACGAAACCAAAACAGCCAGCATTTGTTTCTCAACATGCTTCGATCACATATGATGAGCTTTGGCATCTATCAGACCAAATGGCTGGTGCCATCGATGCAGTCGCTACAGATAGTGCACCTGTCATTGTATACGGTCATATGGAGCCGGAGATGCTCATTTCTTTCTTAGGCAGTGTGAAATCAGGTAGACCATACATTCCGGTCGACATCTCAATCCCTGCTGAGCGTATCGTTTCAATTATTGAAAGCTCAAAAGCCAGTCTGTTGATTTGTGCAAATGAGCAGAATGTACTAGATGTAGAAGAACACATTGAAGTGAAAAGTGCGGCATCTCTTTTAGCTCTTGAAAAAGAAGCACCGCCATCCTCGCAGTGGGTTCAACAGGATGATGTCTTTTACATCATTTATACGTCTGGCAGTACCGGAAAACCGAAAGGCGTTCAGGTAACAGCCAATAATTTAGAAAGCTTTACAGAGTGGATGTGCCGAGACTTCCCAATTGACGGGGGACGCACGTTCTTAAATCAAGCACCATTTTCTTTTGACTTATCAGTGATGGATTTGTATCCAGCGCTTCAATCAGGCGGCACGCTTTACTGTTTAGTGAAAGATCTAGTGAATAAGCCGAAGGATATGTTTGCAGCACTTGGTCAATCTGACGTTGAAGTGTGGACATCAACACCTTCCTTTGTGCAAATGTGCTTAATGGACCCTTCCTTTACAGGGGAGCTTTTACCAGAGTTGAAAGTTTTCTTGTTCTGCGGAGAGGCACTTCCTGTATCTGTAGCAAGTGCGCTCCTTGAGCGTTTTCCAAAGGCGCAGGTCTTTAATACGTATGGTCCGACTGAAGCAACTGTTGCGATCACATCGATTGAAGTCACGCAAGCGATTCTTGATCAGCACGATTCTTTACCAGTCGGCTACGCCAAACCGGATACAGATATCGTTATTTTAGATGAAGAAGGCAATGCACTTCCTGACGGTGAAAAAGGGGAAATTGTCATCGTGGGGCCAAGCGTCACGAGAGGCTACTTAGGTGAACAAGCCTTAACAGATAAAGTGTTCTTTGAATACGAAGGGCGCCCTGCTTACCGTACAGGTGATGCAGGTGTGACGCAGGATGGTTTGATTACATGCCACGGCCGTCTGGACTATCAAATTAAGCTGCATGGATACCGAATGGAGCTTGAAGAAATTGAATATCATGTGAGCGAGACAACGTATGTCAATGCTTGTGTGATTGTGCCGTTCCAGCCAAACGGTCATGTGGAGTACTTAATTGCAGCCATTGTTCCAGCAGCGCATTCTTTTGAAAAAGAATATCAGCTGACAAGTGCAATTAAGAAAGAAATGGCGGATTCACTGCCTGCGTACATGATTCCAAGAAAGTTTGTCTATCTTGAGCAGCTATACATGACGCCAAACGGGAAGGTTGACCGTAAAAGAATCGCGAAAGAGGTTCTTCTATGA
- a CDS encoding teichoic acid D-Ala incorporation-associated protein DltX — translation MNMLFKKLSENKSVKWIGYTSFYLLILLLLFFIYGFHTANTGSFIYNDF, via the coding sequence ATCAATATGCTATTCAAAAAGCTATCAGAAAATAAGTCTGTAAAATGGATAGGATATACGAGCTTTTACTTACTTATTTTGCTATTATTGTTCTTTATTTACGGATTCCACACAGCTAATACGGGATCATTCATTTACAACGATTTTTAA
- a CDS encoding Kelch repeat-containing protein, with product MKKWIVMMLLVILSFTQVFQVANAAKDEWNQLADLPTARIGAVANAVDGKIYVIGGFNALNETLEYDPSADKWTKRKDMPSGRGGAASVVVGSKIYVLAGNHQNSFNKFEVYDTKKDEWEVLTDIPFESPSKGAYNVQAGVMGDKIYVLGGNEFFSYDLTENKWKKEASPSFKTQRAIGLVLKGKFYIIGENNNSEIFEFDASNDSWSAKKGGFKKVYLSGVTYKDNMILPGISPNRLYVYNAEKEEMVKVVVPNNDIRVGASSVIIGDMLYVIGGRQYNINLNYTDIADRNYKSVISISLKDLEFPNNTETPGDKDPEPTTPPKDDATDEDGNALLIITMVNGLQKEYDLSMKEVNAFLSWYKKRDAGEGPGFYEIDEHDNNKGPFESKKDYVVFKNILMFEVNKYKK from the coding sequence TTGAAAAAATGGATCGTCATGATGTTACTAGTAATTCTTTCATTCACACAGGTATTTCAAGTTGCAAATGCTGCTAAGGATGAATGGAATCAATTAGCTGATTTGCCAACAGCAAGAATTGGAGCTGTAGCTAATGCAGTTGATGGGAAAATATATGTAATTGGAGGATTTAATGCTCTTAACGAAACATTAGAGTATGACCCTTCCGCTGATAAATGGACGAAAAGGAAAGATATGCCTAGCGGGAGAGGGGGAGCAGCATCTGTTGTTGTGGGGTCTAAAATTTATGTTCTAGCAGGAAATCACCAAAATTCCTTCAATAAATTTGAAGTGTACGATACAAAAAAAGACGAGTGGGAAGTTTTAACTGATATTCCTTTTGAAAGTCCTTCTAAAGGTGCTTATAATGTTCAAGCTGGTGTTATGGGAGATAAAATTTATGTATTAGGTGGCAATGAATTTTTTAGTTATGATCTAACAGAAAACAAATGGAAAAAGGAAGCTTCACCATCATTTAAAACACAAAGAGCAATTGGTCTAGTTTTGAAAGGGAAGTTCTATATTATTGGAGAAAACAATAATAGTGAAATTTTTGAATTTGATGCTTCTAATGATAGTTGGTCTGCAAAAAAAGGAGGATTTAAAAAAGTATATCTGAGTGGAGTTACTTATAAAGATAATATGATTTTACCAGGCATTTCACCTAATAGATTATATGTCTATAATGCTGAAAAAGAAGAAATGGTGAAAGTAGTTGTACCTAACAATGATATTCGTGTTGGTGCTTCATCAGTTATTATAGGGGATATGTTATATGTAATAGGAGGACGTCAATATAATATAAATTTGAATTATACCGATATTGCTGATAGAAACTACAAATCTGTCATCTCTATCTCCTTAAAAGACCTAGAATTTCCAAACAACACCGAAACCCCAGGCGACAAAGACCCTGAACCAACCACACCACCAAAAGACGATGCAACTGATGAAGACGGTAATGCCCTTCTCATCATCACAATGGTCAATGGTTTGCAAAAAGAGTATGACCTCTCCATGAAAGAAGTCAACGCTTTCCTATCCTGGTACAAAAAGCGTGATGCCGGAGAAGGACCAGGGTTTTATGAGATTGACGAGCATGACAACAATAAAGGTCCCTTTGAAAGTAAAAAGGATTATGTGGTGTTCAAAAATATTCTCATGTTCGAAGTCAATAAATATAAGAAGTAA
- a CDS encoding YfcE family phosphodiesterase — protein sequence MKILIISDSHGLTDELQTIAKRHAAEVDMMIHCGDSELDTNHPALEGYKVVKGNCDFMGDFAEELLLSLDGGGKLFLTHGHLHGIKQSLLQVYYRAEELGADIICFGHSHIPGSELLRGKLLINPGSVHLPRVRKERSYAILTLDGSEANVQFFTDEGQAIQDLENTVTLEGIS from the coding sequence ATGAAGATACTCATCATTAGTGACAGTCATGGACTCACAGACGAACTTCAAACCATTGCCAAACGGCATGCGGCTGAAGTCGACATGATGATTCACTGCGGAGATTCAGAACTCGACACGAACCACCCAGCTCTCGAAGGATACAAAGTCGTCAAAGGAAATTGTGACTTTATGGGCGATTTTGCAGAAGAGCTCCTGCTTTCACTTGATGGAGGCGGAAAACTATTTCTCACTCACGGACATCTGCATGGCATCAAACAATCCTTGCTTCAAGTCTACTACCGTGCAGAAGAGCTAGGCGCAGACATCATCTGCTTTGGCCACTCGCACATCCCAGGCAGTGAGCTGCTAAGAGGAAAACTGCTCATTAACCCAGGCAGTGTGCACCTGCCAAGAGTGCGTAAAGAGCGCAGCTACGCTATACTGACACTAGATGGAAGCGAAGCGAACGTACAGTTTTTCACAGACGAAGGTCAAGCCATACAAGACCTCGAAAACACTGTCACATTGGAAGGTATTTCATAA
- a CDS encoding XTP/dITP diphosphatase: MIRMKTAIIATHNAGKAKEFKAILEPKGFTVKTLADIGFTEEIEETGQTFEENAIIKAEAIQAKAGEMVIADDSGLSIDFLGGKPGVYSARYAGEHKNDAENVEKVLSELQGIEKEDRTARFRCALAVSIPGKETKTVEGSVEGFIAEEPIGENGFGYDPIFIVKDKDQTMAELSPEEKNKISHRAVALQKLSSLLDANE, from the coding sequence TTGATCAGGATGAAAACAGCCATCATTGCAACGCACAATGCGGGCAAAGCGAAAGAATTCAAAGCCATTCTTGAGCCAAAAGGATTCACGGTCAAAACACTAGCAGACATCGGCTTTACTGAAGAGATTGAAGAAACAGGACAAACCTTCGAAGAAAATGCCATTATCAAAGCCGAGGCGATTCAAGCCAAAGCAGGTGAAATGGTCATTGCAGACGATTCCGGTTTGTCGATTGATTTTCTTGGCGGAAAACCTGGCGTCTATTCAGCGAGATACGCTGGTGAACATAAAAACGATGCTGAGAATGTAGAAAAAGTGCTGAGCGAACTTCAAGGCATTGAAAAAGAAGACCGCACAGCTAGATTCAGATGTGCCCTGGCTGTCAGCATACCGGGTAAAGAAACAAAGACGGTAGAAGGATCAGTAGAAGGCTTCATCGCAGAGGAACCAATCGGCGAAAACGGCTTCGGATACGACCCAATTTTCATCGTCAAAGACAAAGACCAGACGATGGCCGAGTTATCACCAGAGGAGAAAAACAAGATCAGCCATCGAGCGGTCGCGCTTCAAAAGCTTTCATCACTGCTAGACGCAAATGAATAA
- the rph gene encoding ribonuclease PH, with the protein MRLDERHYDELRKIEIEAGYITHPEGSVLISAGNTKVICNASIEDRVPPFLRGQGKGWITAEYSMLPRATAQRTIRESSKGKVTGRTMEIQRLIGRALRAVVDLEKLGERTIWIDCDVIQADGGTRTASITGAFVAMTLAIQKLRAEGVIKQNPITDYLAAISVGIDSQQGLLLDLNYEEDSSAEVDMNVIMTGAGRFVELQGTGEEATFSREQLNGLLDLAEKGIKELIEKQKAVTGEVIE; encoded by the coding sequence ATGAGATTAGATGAAAGACACTATGACGAATTAAGAAAAATTGAAATAGAGGCAGGCTACATTACGCATCCAGAGGGCTCTGTCTTAATCTCAGCGGGCAATACGAAGGTGATTTGTAACGCATCCATCGAAGACCGCGTACCTCCTTTTTTAAGAGGACAAGGAAAAGGCTGGATTACAGCAGAATATAGCATGCTTCCAAGAGCAACCGCTCAAAGAACCATTAGAGAATCATCTAAAGGAAAAGTGACAGGACGTACAATGGAAATTCAGCGATTAATTGGACGAGCACTCCGTGCAGTCGTTGACTTAGAAAAGCTTGGCGAGCGCACGATTTGGATTGACTGTGATGTCATTCAAGCAGACGGGGGCACACGCACAGCATCTATTACCGGTGCTTTTGTCGCCATGACGCTTGCGATTCAAAAGCTTCGAGCAGAAGGTGTCATCAAACAAAACCCGATCACTGATTATTTAGCGGCGATATCCGTCGGAATTGATTCTCAGCAAGGTCTTCTGTTAGATTTAAATTATGAAGAAGATTCTTCAGCTGAAGTAGATATGAATGTCATCATGACAGGTGCTGGACGCTTTGTTGAACTTCAAGGCACAGGCGAAGAAGCGACATTCTCAAGAGAACAGCTAAACGGACTACTTGATTTAGCCGAAAAGGGCATCAAAGAATTAATCGAAAAGCAAAAAGCAGTGACAGGAGAAGTCATCGAATAA
- a CDS encoding GerMN domain-containing protein: MLKKGSTAAVTCIASAMLLSGCGLFQTDQAKTEIDPPQNVTYVKENKEDKQTAKEGKEEKKADTVMRELYLIDKNGYVVSQSIPLPKNEGSAKQTLEYLVDGGPISNLMPNGFRAVLPADTSVSVDIKDGTAVVDFSNEFKNYKKEDEQRILQSVTWTLTQFDSVAKVKLKMNGHELKEMPVNGTPISDDLSREDGINIQHEAAADMTSTKPVTVYYLAESDEQTYYVPVTKRAPKDEDDQITAAIDELVSGPSKKSHLLTDFDQDVKLNDIPKVKDGHVTLDFNESIFGSADEKKKVISQKVLDSIVLTLTELPDVKSVSVKVNGKAELVNEKGAELTKPVSRPEQVNTGSF; the protein is encoded by the coding sequence ATGCTGAAAAAAGGATCTACAGCAGCTGTGACGTGTATCGCGTCAGCCATGCTTTTGTCAGGATGCGGATTGTTTCAAACAGACCAAGCGAAAACAGAGATTGACCCGCCACAAAACGTCACATATGTGAAAGAAAATAAAGAAGATAAACAAACAGCGAAAGAAGGAAAAGAAGAGAAGAAGGCAGATACAGTCATGAGAGAATTATATTTAATTGATAAAAACGGGTATGTCGTTTCTCAATCCATTCCACTGCCGAAAAATGAGGGGAGTGCTAAACAAACCTTAGAATACCTCGTGGACGGAGGACCGATTTCGAACCTCATGCCAAATGGATTCCGGGCTGTTTTGCCGGCCGACACGAGTGTATCTGTCGACATTAAAGACGGAACGGCCGTAGTAGATTTTTCAAATGAATTCAAAAACTATAAAAAAGAAGACGAACAGCGCATCCTGCAATCGGTCACTTGGACGTTAACGCAGTTTGATTCTGTCGCCAAAGTCAAATTGAAAATGAATGGTCATGAACTAAAAGAAATGCCTGTGAACGGCACACCGATTTCAGATGATTTAAGCAGAGAAGACGGTATTAATATTCAGCACGAGGCTGCCGCTGATATGACATCGACAAAGCCAGTGACAGTTTATTACTTAGCTGAATCTGATGAACAGACGTACTATGTTCCTGTGACCAAAAGGGCGCCAAAAGATGAGGATGATCAAATTACAGCAGCCATTGATGAGCTCGTCTCTGGACCGAGCAAAAAAAGCCATTTGCTCACAGACTTTGATCAAGATGTAAAGCTGAATGATATCCCGAAAGTAAAAGACGGACATGTGACACTTGATTTCAACGAATCCATTTTCGGCAGCGCAGATGAAAAGAAAAAGGTGATTTCACAAAAAGTTCTTGATAGCATCGTGCTCACATTAACAGAGCTGCCGGACGTCAAAAGCGTATCCGTTAAGGTAAACGGCAAGGCTGAGCTTGTGAACGAAAAAGGAGCAGAGCTGACAAAGCCGGTTTCAAGACCAGAACAAGTGAATACAGGTAGTTTTTAA
- the racE gene encoding glutamate racemase produces MLDQPIGVIDSGVGGLTVAKEIMRQLPKEKIIYVGDTKRCPYGPRKEEEVLQYTWEMAHYLLRHHHIKMLVIACNTATAIALDEIKGTLDIPVIGVIQPGARTAIKVTNNQQIGVIGTANTIKSEAYKEALLSLKAGLAVQSLACPLLVPFVESGTFLDQTADEVVKDSLEPMKETGIDTLILGCTHYPILKESIQRFMGSDVSIISSGDETAREASTILSYKGLLNTSKEAPVHTFYTTGQQQNFENIARDWFGYLPGKVETVSLEHVYQQ; encoded by the coding sequence TTGTTGGATCAACCAATTGGCGTCATTGATTCCGGCGTCGGCGGTTTAACCGTTGCAAAGGAAATCATGAGACAACTGCCAAAAGAAAAAATCATTTACGTAGGCGATACAAAACGGTGCCCGTATGGCCCTCGGAAAGAAGAAGAGGTTCTTCAATATACTTGGGAAATGGCACACTACTTATTAAGACATCATCATATTAAAATGCTCGTCATCGCATGCAACACAGCGACGGCGATCGCACTAGATGAAATCAAAGGAACGCTTGATATTCCGGTCATTGGCGTGATTCAGCCCGGCGCCCGCACAGCCATCAAGGTGACAAACAATCAGCAGATTGGTGTCATTGGTACAGCCAATACGATCAAAAGCGAGGCATACAAAGAAGCTTTGCTATCCCTAAAAGCAGGACTAGCGGTTCAAAGTCTGGCATGTCCGCTGCTTGTTCCCTTTGTGGAAAGCGGTACATTTTTAGATCAGACAGCAGATGAAGTGGTGAAAGATTCCCTTGAACCGATGAAAGAAACAGGAATTGATACACTCATTCTTGGCTGCACACACTATCCGATTTTAAAAGAGTCGATTCAGCGCTTTATGGGCAGTGATGTGAGCATCATTTCATCAGGGGACGAGACAGCGAGAGAAGCAAGTACGATTCTTTCCTATAAAGGGCTGTTAAATACCTCTAAAGAAGCGCCTGTTCATACATTCTATACAACAGGGCAGCAGCAAAATTTTGAAAACATCGCTCGTGACTGGTTTGGCTACCTGCCAGGGAAGGTCGAAACCGTATCACTCGAACATGTCTATCAGCAATAA
- a CDS encoding MarR family winged helix-turn-helix transcriptional regulator: METNEFDHVAEIEKSLRHIAAIIKQKGREILNQYTITPPQFVGLQWLYEFGDMTIGELSQKMYLACSTTTDLIDRMEKSELVERVKDPSDRRVVRIHLLPEGERIIQEVIVKRQEYVSELLGAFSEEEAIVFNQSLTKLQQQMKRK; the protein is encoded by the coding sequence ATGGAAACGAATGAGTTCGACCATGTAGCAGAGATTGAAAAATCATTGCGCCATATTGCTGCAATTATTAAGCAAAAAGGCAGAGAAATCCTGAATCAATATACGATTACACCTCCTCAATTTGTAGGGCTTCAGTGGCTTTATGAATTCGGAGATATGACAATAGGTGAGCTATCACAAAAGATGTATTTGGCTTGCAGTACAACCACCGACTTAATTGATCGAATGGAAAAAAGTGAACTTGTCGAACGAGTAAAAGATCCTTCTGACCGCCGCGTGGTTCGCATTCATTTATTGCCTGAAGGCGAGCGGATCATTCAAGAAGTGATTGTTAAACGCCAAGAATACGTCAGTGAACTTCTAGGGGCTTTCTCAGAAGAAGAAGCCATCGTTTTCAATCAATCCTTAACGAAACTACAGCAGCAAATGAAAAGAAAATGA
- the gerE gene encoding spore germination transcription factor GerE yields the protein MKEKEFQSKPLLTKREREVFELLVQDKTTKEIASELFISEKTVRNHISNAMQKLGVKGRSQAVVELLRMGELEL from the coding sequence TTGAAGGAGAAAGAGTTTCAATCCAAGCCGCTATTAACCAAAAGAGAAAGAGAAGTATTCGAATTGCTCGTCCAAGATAAAACAACAAAAGAAATTGCAAGCGAGCTTTTTATTAGCGAAAAGACTGTTCGAAATCATATTTCGAATGCCATGCAAAAGCTAGGAGTCAAAGGTCGTTCACAGGCCGTAGTCGAGCTTCTGCGTATGGGTGAGCTAGAGCTCTAA
- a CDS encoding CitMHS family transporter has protein sequence MLAILGILMVLTFTFLIMTKRMHPVVALTVVPIIFALIGGFNKGLGDMMLDGLKTVAPSAALLLFAILFFGVMLDAGLFDPLIKLILRIVKGDPVKIAFGVAILSMLVALDGDGTTTYMITVSAMLPLFLRIGMNPLILGTISLLSLGIMSGMTPWGGPATRAIAALGLDAGEFFIPLIPTMVGGGLFILFTAYVLGKKERKRIGVAEIQYKEETSISPELAASIEDGVEDMKRPNLIWVNFFLTIAVMATLVLDIVPIPVLFLIGFVIALMINYPKVEDQRERILSHAGNALTVITLVFAAGIFTGIFSGTKMVESIANLVIYMIPDSYSSFFPLIVALTSMPFTFVLSNDAYYFGVLPILAEAGAAYGIDPVEIARASIIGQPVHLLSPLVASTLLLVSMLNKDIGDLQKYALLWTVLTALFTTLIALLTGAISIF, from the coding sequence AGCTATTTTAGGGATCTTGATGGTCTTGACATTTACATTTCTCATTATGACAAAACGTATGCATCCGGTGGTGGCTCTAACCGTTGTACCTATCATATTTGCATTGATCGGTGGCTTTAACAAAGGATTAGGGGACATGATGCTTGATGGACTGAAAACTGTTGCACCATCAGCTGCTTTATTGTTATTTGCGATTTTATTCTTTGGTGTCATGCTGGATGCTGGATTATTTGATCCTCTGATTAAACTCATTTTACGTATTGTAAAAGGTGATCCTGTCAAAATTGCTTTTGGGGTAGCGATTTTGTCTATGCTTGTTGCTTTAGATGGTGATGGAACAACAACGTATATGATTACCGTATCAGCAATGCTACCACTTTTCTTAAGAATTGGGATGAACCCATTAATTTTAGGAACGATTTCATTATTGTCTTTAGGAATTATGAGCGGAATGACGCCTTGGGGCGGTCCGGCTACCCGTGCCATCGCGGCGCTTGGATTAGATGCTGGTGAATTTTTTATTCCATTAATTCCAACAATGGTTGGAGGCGGTCTTTTTATTCTTTTTACTGCGTATGTGCTTGGAAAAAAAGAGCGGAAACGAATTGGGGTTGCAGAGATTCAGTACAAAGAAGAGACCTCGATCTCCCCTGAATTGGCAGCGTCAATCGAAGATGGAGTAGAAGACATGAAAAGACCCAACCTCATTTGGGTGAACTTCTTCTTGACGATTGCGGTGATGGCGACACTTGTTTTAGATATCGTACCGATTCCAGTTCTCTTCTTAATTGGATTTGTCATCGCTCTCATGATCAACTATCCAAAGGTTGAAGATCAGCGCGAGAGAATTTTGTCGCATGCAGGAAATGCCTTAACGGTCATTACCCTTGTGTTTGCAGCTGGAATTTTCACAGGCATTTTTTCAGGGACAAAAATGGTGGAGTCCATTGCTAATTTGGTCATTTACATGATTCCGGATTCCTACAGCTCATTTTTTCCGCTGATTGTTGCTTTGACGAGTATGCCATTTACATTTGTTCTTTCAAATGATGCTTACTATTTCGGGGTGCTGCCAATCTTGGCTGAAGCCGGTGCAGCATACGGGATTGATCCGGTGGAGATTGCACGTGCCTCTATTATAGGACAGCCTGTTCACTTGCTGAGCCCTCTTGTGGCTTCAACGCTGCTTCTTGTCAGTATGCTGAACAAAGATATTGGTGATTTGCAAAAATATGCACTGCTATGGACCGTGTTAACTGCCCTTTTTACAACATTGATCGCTTTGTTGACAGGTGCCATTTCTATCTTTTAA